ACCGCCGGCCAGCTTGAGCGCCTTGCCCTCCCACTCTCCCAAAACGACTACGGCCGCTATCTTTTACATATACTGAATGAGGACGGACGAGAAGAATGAGCATGATCGAAACCAGCCGCCCGATTTGGATTCATTCCCCTCTCCCCGGTGGGAAGAGCGGGAATCACAAATAGTCTTCCCCTCTTCCCGGAGTGGGAGAGGATTTCACCCGTCATTTCCTCTCCCCGCGTGGGAGAGGATAAAGGAGAGGGGGAAATGCTAAGGAGCTTTTTCATGTTCATTGGATCGCACACTAAAGAGCAATCGTTTTTAGAGTTTTCTCAGGAGTATTTATGAATCAAGATACGGAAAGATCTGAAATCAAGACCATTAGAGATCATCCCATCGCAGACACAATAGGGAAACGGAGTTACCTGCCCAAGACATCCTCCCTTCTGATCAGCCTGGCCATTCTGGGGCTTCTCATTCTTGTCAGCGGGTTTGTTCAGAAAAGGGAATACATTCCAGGGCCCACCAACCTCCGGCAGGCATTCCCAAGGACCATCGGAGAGTATAAGTCAACAGAGGATGCTCCCATAGATCAAGAAATCCTGGACGAACTCGAACTGACGGATTACCTCAACCGAACTTATCTTTCCCCTAAGGGCTACGCGGTTCATCTCTACGTGGGGTATGTAAATTCTCAAAACGAGATGCCGTTGATTCACACCCCCGTCGGGTGTCTGCCGGGAGGCGGGAACGCAATACTATCGCATGAAGCGGTTCCCTGGTGGCAGGCCCCGGCCGGCCGAGGGCAAGCCGGCCAGCAGGAGCCGTCCCAGAACATCAATCTGATTCGTCTGGCCAGCGGTGAGGAGAAGCAGATTGTCATCTACTGGTACCAGGAGAGGGGCCGTATCATTCAGAACGACTGGATGGAAAGGTTTTATCTTTTCTGGGATGCGGTGGTCCGAGGAAGGACCGACGGCGCCCTGGTCCGGTTCATCACGGCGGTGGGGCCGTCCGAAAACATGGAGCAGGCCGAACAAAGGATACGAGATTTTGTCCAGAAAACCATACCGTTCCTGCAGAGCGAGCTTCCCGGAAAAGACACGTGAAAGGTGCAGAAGATATGACTGGTGCAACGAACATTACCAAGAATGATTCCCTGTCCCCGCTCCTGTTGTGCCTGGCCTGCCTGGGTCTACTGGCCTGGTTGTTTCAGCCCTTCGCCGGGAAGGTGGTTGAATTCTGGACCGAGAACCCGACCTACACCCACAGCCCCCTGATCCCCTTTGTTATTGCTTATCTCATCTGGGATAAGCGAAAGACCCTGGCCGAGACAGAAATAGTGCCTTCATACAGGGGCGGTCTGCCTATGCTCCTGATCAGTTCTCTCATCTGGATTGTCGCCGTGGGAGGCAAATCTCGCTTTGCCGTCGAGCTAACTTTTGTTTTTTTGATTATTTCGGTCGTCTGGTTGAACTTCGGATCGGCGCTCACCAAGAAGCTTTCCTTCCCGTTATTTCTCCTTTTAATGATGGTCCCTATCCCGACAATCCTTTACGCGGCCATATCCAGGAAGCTGCAACTTCTTTCGTCCACATTCGGCGTGGCGTTCATACAATTGTTTTCCATCCCGGTCCACGGTGAAGGGAACATCATTTATTTGCCCGAAACCACACTACAAGTGGCCGAGGCCTGCAGTGGGATCAGCTCTCTGGTCTCACTCTTCACGCTCGCCATGATTTATGCCTACATCAGCCAGAAAGGATTTCTACGGAGATCCCTCATTGTTCTCAGTTCGTTTCCTATCGCCGTGTTTATGAACTGGGTACGGATCGCCGCAACGGGGATGATTGCTCATTATTGGAGTCTT
The Nitrospirae bacterium CG2_30_53_67 genome window above contains:
- a CDS encoding EpsI family protein gives rise to the protein MNQDTERSEIKTIRDHPIADTIGKRSYLPKTSSLLISLAILGLLILVSGFVQKREYIPGPTNLRQAFPRTIGEYKSTEDAPIDQEILDELELTDYLNRTYLSPKGYAVHLYVGYVNSQNEMPLIHTPVGCLPGGGNAILSHEAVPWWQAPAGRGQAGQQEPSQNINLIRLASGEEKQIVIYWYQERGRIIQNDWMERFYLFWDAVVRGRTDGALVRFITAVGPSENMEQAEQRIRDFVQKTIPFLQSELPGKDT